The Pirellulales bacterium genome has a segment encoding these proteins:
- a CDS encoding sigma-54-dependent Fis family transcriptional regulator, protein MSVVQFIGQTAWARSLRENVAQVARYGSTVLVAGPSGTGKELIARAIHEHSPRAHGPFVPVDCTSLTGELFASHLFGHVKGAFTGANCERLGCFRAAEGGTVLLDEVGEISLELQAKLLRTLQERTVVPVGSDDPAPVDVRIIAATNRDLAAEVRCGRFRLDLYYRLNVVLLKTLPLCERLEEIAPLAEHFLAKIAREQGFPHKRLSAAALAALKAYSWPGNVRELQNSLERAAIFSAGEWIEASDIPQEVLSAAVERSLHRLSPTPHNAIGPMGPTSVDPSMRWSTLADIERQHIRATLEHTFYNQTAAAELLNIDRASLARKIERFGIALPHARRGRPRKFPLPEIVPPN, encoded by the coding sequence ATGAGTGTCGTCCAATTCATCGGCCAAACGGCCTGGGCGCGGTCGTTGCGCGAGAACGTTGCGCAAGTCGCTCGCTATGGTTCCACGGTGCTGGTCGCCGGCCCCAGCGGGACCGGCAAAGAGCTCATTGCACGTGCGATTCACGAGCACAGCCCCCGAGCGCATGGGCCGTTTGTGCCGGTCGATTGCACATCACTCACGGGCGAGCTATTTGCCAGTCATCTATTCGGTCATGTCAAGGGCGCCTTTACCGGCGCCAATTGCGAGCGTCTTGGCTGTTTCCGCGCGGCCGAAGGGGGCACGGTCTTACTGGACGAAGTGGGCGAAATCAGCCTCGAACTGCAAGCCAAACTCTTACGCACGCTGCAAGAACGTACCGTCGTTCCGGTCGGCAGCGACGATCCAGCGCCGGTCGATGTGCGGATCATTGCCGCCACCAATCGCGATCTGGCGGCGGAAGTGCGCTGCGGACGCTTCCGGCTCGATTTATACTACCGATTGAATGTGGTCCTGCTCAAGACGCTACCACTGTGCGAACGATTGGAAGAAATCGCGCCACTGGCGGAGCATTTCCTGGCGAAGATCGCTCGCGAGCAAGGATTTCCACATAAGCGATTGTCGGCAGCAGCGCTTGCCGCCCTGAAAGCCTACTCGTGGCCAGGAAACGTGCGCGAGTTGCAGAATTCATTGGAACGGGCCGCAATTTTCTCGGCTGGAGAATGGATTGAAGCGTCCGACATTCCGCAAGAAGTACTGTCGGCGGCAGTGGAGCGATCGCTGCATCGATTGTCGCCCACTCCGCACAACGCTATCGGCCCGATGGGTCCGACCAGCGTTGACCCCAGCATGCGCTGGTCTACTCTAGCCGACATCGAACGCCAGCACATCCGCGCGACCCTTGAGCATACCTTCTACAATCAAACCGCCGCCGCCGAACTCTTGAACATCGACCGAGCGAGCCTAGCTCGCAAAATCGAACGCTTCGGCATCGCGTTGCCTCACGCTCGCCGCGGCCGGCCGCGAAAATTTCCCTTGCCAGAAATTGTGCCGCCAAATTAA
- a CDS encoding PH domain-containing protein: protein MRQAIAGIAPSQTSEVTVTVEWPTIAATGLGRFLGRLYAIKCGFWIFTLGRLLMGMTIPVGLFLYFWMLAPWNLQRYRLTNRRVILEKGLKFRPEMFVDLDRFDSIDIDIRPGQGWYPAGDLIFKLGPVQTFRLEGVGYPDTFRAICLKSRQAYVGVRKLVVATS, encoded by the coding sequence ATGAGACAAGCCATTGCCGGGATTGCTCCCAGTCAAACCAGTGAAGTGACCGTGACCGTCGAATGGCCGACGATTGCCGCCACGGGGCTTGGACGATTTCTCGGCCGGCTCTACGCGATCAAGTGTGGCTTTTGGATATTCACTCTCGGTCGGCTCTTGATGGGAATGACGATTCCTGTCGGCTTATTCCTCTATTTTTGGATGCTGGCGCCGTGGAATTTGCAGCGGTATCGGCTGACCAACCGCCGCGTCATTTTGGAGAAAGGGCTGAAATTTCGACCGGAAATGTTTGTCGATTTAGACCGCTTCGACAGCATCGATATCGACATTCGCCCTGGGCAAGGTTGGTATCCAGCCGGTGACTTGATCTTCAAACTTGGCCCGGTCCAAACATTTCGGCTGGAAGGCGTGGGATATCCCGATACCTTCCGCGCCATCTGCCTGAAATCACGCCAAGCTTATGTCGGCGTGCGAAAATTGGTTGTCGCCACGTCATAA
- the ccsA gene encoding cytochrome c biogenesis protein CcsA gives MATDLLPTDFDKATSPGLPRRSKQPKTFRSKLERTLRPLASLKLTVALFGLSIFLIFAGTLAQSRYDVWWVMSHYFRSLFVWIDFQVFLPPAWFPHWQDVGGGIWFPGGFLIGGLMVLNLLAAHGLRFKFQARGLRLWSGLAVIGLGCLLTWFIVAAGPDKDGLQATMPFRWKTMWQVFLMGLAISCVGIAGALFFINQSRKAERLILTGVGALLLAVLAALLLIVDTSNIDSDSMLSSMRILWQVIEGAFAAAVLLAGCLLVFRKRAGIVLLHAGVLLLMLNELLVYSLHKETMLYVSEGQSTNYGTDLRSFELAIINRGYSEAEQDVVVVPEQLLRDSAATGHRISRPGGLPVDIQVKSLADNGAVRNAKPEDEIEVTAGSNKGAVLVPLRTVTGADGGEQNMPAAYVEFFEHSSGHSLGTYLLNTTQLALVGLGSDEQSVGIGDKTYQVVLRFERDYKPYSIHLYDVERENYPGTQVPKSYSSEFQLVDAKAGVDRRAKIRMNEPLRYGGETFYQSSNPIPVLTGISVVSNFGWMIPYLACMIVATGMLAQFSLVLTRFVRRREAPVVPGAATLLGPAIHPASKFGRWLPWMAASLAAAVLLSAAIPRSAPLEQMDFDAFGRIRINTGGRIQPIDSLARNTLRMISSREVYVDASDNHPSALKRIMGLDEYQPATRWFLDAIARPEVAQQHRVFRIENPDVLATFGLDRRKYFRYSLAELQQQGEKFDDEVKRVREVRDEAKHTIFDKKLMELRSRLDLYLFQNEAFNHLPLPSLDVLKKDPANLKSRLETIKKVLAAIPRLEAEMAESSPPCAIPRLDESDAGNGLDLNTPIKWEPYSIAWLKAYQPRIKNELMPNEPPAPINPALVAWDSILDAYRSQDAARFNQAVHDYARLTDKLSPAQLNHAHPGFEFWFNTWGPFLKCQWLYFAAFCFAALAWLGWSRTLNRTAFWLIAVTFLAHTFALCARMHISGRPPVTNLYSASIFIGWAGVLAGLVLERVYRLGFGNILAAVAGFASLIIADRLSLVYDMTRGDTVGVMQAVLDTQFWLATHVTCITLGNSTTFIAGILGLIYVIRGVFTRSLSAEESKSLARMIYGTVCFGIFFSFVGTVLGGLWADDSWGRFWGWDPKENGALIIVLWNALILHARWDGLVKDRGMAVLAIGGNIITGWSLFGVNQLGVGLHSYGFTEGVLVALGIFCLSQLAMIGIGLLPLRFWASFRRATAVA, from the coding sequence ATGGCGACCGATTTGTTGCCCACCGATTTTGACAAAGCGACTTCACCGGGATTGCCTCGGCGCAGCAAGCAGCCGAAGACGTTTCGCTCGAAGCTGGAACGAACTTTGCGTCCATTGGCTTCGCTGAAGCTGACGGTGGCGCTGTTTGGCCTGTCGATCTTCCTGATCTTCGCCGGCACCTTGGCTCAATCGCGGTACGATGTGTGGTGGGTGATGAGCCACTATTTCCGCTCGCTCTTCGTGTGGATCGATTTTCAGGTATTTCTGCCGCCGGCATGGTTCCCCCATTGGCAAGATGTCGGTGGCGGCATTTGGTTTCCGGGTGGCTTTTTGATTGGCGGCTTGATGGTCCTCAATCTATTAGCCGCGCACGGCTTGCGATTCAAGTTTCAAGCCCGCGGCCTGCGATTGTGGAGCGGGTTGGCGGTCATCGGTTTGGGCTGTTTGCTCACCTGGTTCATTGTGGCCGCTGGACCGGACAAAGATGGCTTGCAGGCCACGATGCCGTTTCGTTGGAAAACCATGTGGCAGGTGTTTCTGATGGGCTTGGCAATCTCTTGCGTTGGCATTGCCGGAGCGCTATTTTTTATCAACCAGAGCCGCAAGGCGGAACGGTTGATTCTAACGGGCGTGGGCGCGCTGCTGTTGGCCGTGCTGGCAGCGCTGTTGCTGATCGTCGATACGAGCAATATCGACTCGGATTCGATGCTCAGCTCAATGCGGATCTTATGGCAGGTCATTGAAGGAGCCTTTGCCGCCGCCGTCCTGCTGGCCGGCTGTCTATTGGTGTTTCGCAAGCGAGCTGGGATCGTGCTGCTGCATGCCGGCGTGTTGCTGCTCATGCTGAACGAACTACTCGTCTATTCGCTGCATAAGGAGACGATGCTGTACGTTTCCGAGGGCCAATCCACCAACTACGGCACCGATCTTCGCTCGTTTGAATTGGCGATAATCAATCGAGGCTACAGCGAAGCGGAGCAGGACGTCGTGGTTGTTCCAGAGCAGCTTCTGCGCGACAGCGCCGCCACAGGACATCGGATTTCCCGGCCCGGCGGGTTACCCGTGGATATTCAAGTCAAGTCGCTCGCCGACAATGGGGCCGTTCGAAATGCCAAGCCCGAGGACGAGATCGAAGTAACCGCCGGCAGCAACAAGGGGGCAGTCCTGGTTCCCCTGCGAACCGTCACCGGCGCGGACGGGGGCGAACAGAACATGCCTGCTGCTTATGTGGAGTTCTTCGAGCATTCCAGTGGGCACTCTTTGGGAACGTACTTGCTAAATACCACGCAGCTTGCGTTGGTGGGATTGGGAAGCGACGAGCAGTCGGTCGGCATAGGAGACAAGACGTATCAGGTTGTGTTGCGGTTCGAGCGCGATTACAAACCGTACTCCATCCACCTCTACGATGTCGAGCGCGAGAATTATCCAGGAACGCAGGTTCCCAAGAGTTACTCGTCGGAATTCCAACTCGTCGACGCCAAGGCTGGCGTGGATCGGCGCGCCAAAATCAGAATGAACGAGCCGCTACGGTATGGCGGCGAGACCTTCTATCAATCAAGCAATCCGATTCCTGTGCTGACCGGAATCTCGGTGGTTTCCAATTTCGGTTGGATGATTCCGTACCTGGCGTGCATGATCGTGGCGACGGGAATGCTCGCTCAGTTTAGCTTGGTGCTCACGCGATTCGTTCGCCGCCGAGAAGCGCCGGTCGTGCCGGGCGCGGCGACGTTGCTTGGGCCTGCGATCCACCCTGCATCCAAATTTGGGCGCTGGCTGCCGTGGATGGCCGCGTCGCTGGCCGCCGCGGTTCTTTTATCCGCGGCGATTCCTCGTTCGGCTCCGCTGGAGCAGATGGATTTTGACGCATTCGGCCGAATTCGCATCAACACCGGTGGTCGAATTCAGCCCATCGATTCATTGGCGCGGAACACGCTGCGAATGATTTCCTCACGGGAGGTCTATGTCGATGCCAGCGACAATCATCCTTCGGCCTTGAAACGGATCATGGGTCTCGATGAATATCAACCGGCCACGCGCTGGTTTCTCGACGCGATCGCTCGTCCAGAGGTTGCCCAGCAGCACCGAGTTTTTCGCATCGAAAACCCCGATGTGCTGGCCACGTTCGGCCTCGATCGTCGCAAGTACTTCCGCTACTCGCTAGCCGAGCTGCAACAGCAGGGCGAAAAATTCGACGACGAAGTCAAACGCGTCCGAGAAGTAAGAGACGAGGCAAAGCATACGATATTCGACAAGAAATTAATGGAGCTACGGAGCCGGCTCGATTTGTATTTGTTTCAAAACGAAGCATTCAACCACCTGCCGTTGCCCTCGCTCGATGTATTGAAAAAAGATCCTGCCAATTTGAAATCGAGGCTGGAAACGATCAAAAAAGTGCTGGCGGCTATTCCGCGGCTGGAAGCCGAGATGGCGGAATCTTCTCCACCGTGTGCGATTCCTCGACTCGATGAATCCGACGCTGGCAACGGCCTGGACCTCAATACTCCCATCAAGTGGGAGCCTTATTCAATCGCCTGGCTGAAAGCGTACCAGCCGCGCATCAAGAACGAACTGATGCCCAACGAGCCGCCGGCACCGATCAATCCGGCGCTAGTGGCCTGGGACTCGATTCTCGACGCGTACCGCAGCCAAGACGCCGCCAGGTTCAACCAAGCCGTTCACGACTATGCGCGGCTGACAGACAAGCTCTCGCCGGCGCAGTTGAACCACGCACATCCTGGATTTGAATTTTGGTTCAACACATGGGGGCCGTTCCTCAAGTGCCAATGGTTGTATTTTGCAGCGTTTTGTTTTGCGGCTTTGGCCTGGTTGGGGTGGAGCCGGACGCTGAACCGCACGGCGTTTTGGTTGATCGCTGTGACGTTTTTGGCCCACACCTTCGCGTTGTGTGCGCGAATGCACATATCCGGTCGACCGCCCGTGACCAATCTTTATTCGGCGTCGATCTTCATCGGCTGGGCAGGCGTACTGGCGGGATTGGTTTTAGAGCGAGTGTACCGGTTGGGATTCGGCAACATTTTGGCTGCGGTCGCCGGCTTCGCTTCGCTGATCATCGCCGACAGGCTTTCGCTGGTGTACGACATGACCCGGGGCGATACGGTGGGCGTGATGCAGGCCGTACTCGATACCCAGTTTTGGTTGGCCACCCATGTGACGTGTATTACCCTAGGCAACTCGACCACCTTCATCGCAGGAATTCTCGGCTTGATTTATGTGATCCGCGGTGTCTTCACGCGATCGCTCAGTGCCGAGGAGAGCAAGAGCTTGGCGCGGATGATTTATGGCACGGTGTGCTTCGGCATCTTCTTCAGCTTCGTCGGCACCGTACTAGGTGGGCTGTGGGCCGACGATTCTTGGGGCAGATTTTGGGGCTGGGATCCGAAAGAAAATGGCGCGCTGATTATCGTGCTCTGGAATGCACTTATTCTGCACGCCCGCTGGGATGGGCTGGTCAAGGACCGCGGCATGGCGGTGCTTGCCATCGGTGGAAACATCATCACTGGTTGGTCGCTATTCGGCGTCAATCAACTTGGCGTCGGGTTGCACTCCTACGGTTTTACCGAAGGGGTGCTGGTGGCGCTGGGCATATTCTGCCTCAGCCAATTGGCCATGATTGGCATTGGCCTGTTGCCGCTGAGATTTTGGGCGAGCTTTCGCCGCGCGACCGCAGTCGCATGA
- a CDS encoding sugar nucleotide-binding protein gives MNTSRVTRPSCRADSPLPLLITGISGVAGYNALPYFLRRYPGQVVGIRQQDNWRLTGTGVEVCNAEDRRRLSALFEQYQFAAVLDCAGNCALKSCELDPAMAWRINVEGVRNLVELCQPRGIRFVHLSIDLVFSGTNGGGHIEGDPTDPVTVYGKTMVAAEELIASADPAACMLRISLPMGVSFNGHAGAIDWIQSRFKKSKPATLYVDEIRTPTYTDCLNELCDTVLASNLTGLFHAGGPRRLSLFNIAQIINRVGGYDPKLLIGCPRKLAGPIPPRAGNVSLDSSKLAVALGYEPFDPWPLKDEFVPTHPAWHHERGDFRGSPELLADVLYRNPRKISQIL, from the coding sequence ATGAACACTAGTCGCGTTACCCGCCCAAGTTGTCGTGCCGATTCGCCCTTGCCGCTCTTGATTACCGGCATTTCGGGTGTCGCCGGATATAACGCCCTGCCGTATTTCTTGCGGCGATACCCCGGCCAGGTCGTCGGCATTCGGCAGCAAGACAATTGGCGGCTGACGGGGACTGGTGTGGAAGTCTGTAACGCCGAAGATCGTCGGCGGCTGTCCGCGTTGTTCGAGCAATATCAATTTGCCGCGGTACTCGATTGCGCGGGAAACTGCGCGCTGAAATCGTGCGAACTCGACCCAGCAATGGCGTGGCGGATTAACGTCGAAGGGGTTCGCAACTTGGTCGAACTATGCCAGCCGCGCGGCATTCGGTTCGTCCATCTGTCGATCGACCTGGTGTTCTCCGGAACCAACGGCGGCGGTCACATTGAGGGCGACCCGACCGATCCAGTGACGGTCTACGGCAAGACGATGGTGGCTGCGGAAGAATTGATCGCATCGGCCGATCCCGCTGCGTGCATGTTGCGCATCTCCTTGCCGATGGGTGTCAGCTTCAACGGTCATGCTGGGGCGATCGACTGGATTCAATCTCGCTTTAAAAAATCGAAGCCCGCCACACTCTATGTCGACGAAATCCGCACGCCTACCTATACCGATTGCTTGAACGAACTGTGCGATACCGTGCTGGCGAGCAACCTCACCGGGTTATTTCACGCTGGCGGGCCGCGGCGACTGAGTTTGTTTAACATTGCTCAAATCATCAACCGCGTCGGTGGATACGATCCCAAGCTTCTGATTGGCTGTCCCCGAAAATTGGCCGGCCCGATTCCGCCGCGTGCGGGAAATGTATCGCTCGATTCAAGCAAGCTAGCCGTCGCACTTGGCTATGAACCGTTCGACCCCTGGCCATTGAAGGATGAATTCGTACCCACGCATCCAGCGTGGCATCACGAGCGCGGCGACTTTCGCGGTTCTCCGGAGTTATTGGCCGATGTGCTGTATCGGAATCCCAGAAAAATTTCGCAGATCTTGTAA
- a CDS encoding YhdH/YhfP family quinone oxidoreductase yields MGETFDCLLVTKSDSGQITRSLEKRLVSELPAGDLLVRVHFSSLNYKDALSATGHPGVVRRFPHVPGIDAAGIVVQSASPRFLTGDEVIVTGFELGADRWGGFAEMVRIPAEWAVVLPSGMTLRESMIYGTAGFTAAICLESIERQGVSPDSGPILVTGASGGVGSLAVGLLAKRGYRVSAVSGKPQSAELLMRLGASEILPRKAIVDRSDKPLLNARWAAVADTVGGETLATVIRSTQPRGCVAACGLVGGTDLPLTVYPFILRGVTLAGIDSVSYPAQRRAAIWSNLAASKLTDIESLATEVMLAQLEPKIHDILAGKILGRTVVRVGG; encoded by the coding sequence ATGGGCGAAACATTTGATTGCCTGTTGGTGACAAAATCGGATAGCGGTCAGATCACTCGATCCCTTGAAAAGCGGCTCGTCAGCGAGTTGCCCGCAGGCGACCTACTCGTTCGGGTGCATTTTTCGTCGCTCAACTACAAAGACGCACTGTCGGCCACCGGACATCCGGGAGTCGTGCGTCGGTTTCCGCACGTACCAGGCATCGACGCGGCCGGAATCGTTGTTCAGAGTGCGTCGCCGAGATTTCTGACGGGAGACGAGGTCATTGTTACCGGATTTGAACTGGGAGCCGATCGTTGGGGTGGCTTTGCGGAAATGGTTCGTATTCCGGCCGAGTGGGCCGTGGTGCTTCCTTCGGGCATGACGCTCCGAGAAAGCATGATCTATGGGACTGCAGGGTTTACTGCGGCAATATGCCTCGAATCGATCGAGCGACAAGGTGTATCTCCCGATTCTGGGCCTATTCTCGTCACTGGTGCGAGCGGCGGCGTAGGATCGCTGGCGGTCGGTTTGCTAGCGAAGCGCGGCTACCGCGTCAGCGCCGTCAGCGGTAAACCGCAGAGTGCCGAATTGCTGATGCGGCTTGGAGCATCCGAGATTCTCCCACGAAAAGCCATTGTTGATCGTTCGGATAAGCCGCTGTTGAATGCGCGCTGGGCTGCTGTGGCGGATACCGTTGGCGGTGAAACGCTGGCAACGGTGATTCGCTCGACACAGCCGCGGGGTTGTGTGGCCGCTTGCGGGCTGGTTGGCGGCACCGATTTGCCTCTCACCGTTTATCCATTTATTCTGCGCGGCGTTACACTGGCAGGGATCGATTCGGTTTCGTATCCTGCCCAGCGCCGAGCAGCAATTTGGTCGAACTTGGCCGCGTCGAAGCTGACCGACATCGAGTCGCTGGCGACCGAAGTTATGCTCGCCCAACTCGAGCCGAAGATTCACGATATTTTGGCCGGCAAGATCCTTGGCCGAACTGTTGTGAGAGTCGGCGGATGA
- the ettA gene encoding energy-dependent translational throttle protein EttA, translated as MSEKYIYTIADLSKKHGQREVLKNIWLAFYPGAKIGVLGKNGAGKSTLLRIMAGIDREFEGEARLTEGYSVGFVPQEPRLNPEKDVQGNVEEAVARTRHVLKRFEEINLQLCEPLEPDAMEKLLEDQAKVQDQIELLGAWELDRQIEIAMDAMQLPPGDADVTKLSGGERRRVALCKTLLEHPDLLLLDEPTNHLDAESVHWLERHLAEYSGTVVAVTHDRYFLDNVAKWILELDRGRGIPWEGNYSSWLEQKKARLAVEEKQATARQKTLERELEWIRLAPRARQAKSKARISAYEQLSAERFEEREQEFEIQIPPGKHLGGLVVEMDKVGKAYGDNLLFENLNFRLPPGGIIGVIGPNGAGKTTMFRLITGEEKPDSGQVKVGPTVELGYVDQNRDALAPEKTVYEEVSGGNDLLEMGGRKVNARAYLARFNFTGTDQQKKVGDLSGGERNRVHLAKLLRRGCNLLLLDEPTNDLDVDTLRALEEAIVNFAGCVVVISHDRWFLDRIATHIIAFEGDGYVHVCEGNFQEYENERKRRLGIEADQPHRFKYKKLVQQR; from the coding sequence ATGTCCGAAAAATACATCTACACGATCGCCGATCTCTCGAAAAAGCATGGCCAGCGAGAGGTTTTGAAGAACATCTGGCTGGCATTCTATCCAGGAGCCAAAATCGGCGTTCTCGGCAAAAACGGCGCGGGCAAAAGCACACTGCTGCGGATCATGGCTGGGATCGACCGGGAATTTGAAGGCGAAGCTCGTCTGACCGAGGGCTATTCCGTCGGCTTCGTCCCCCAAGAGCCGCGGCTGAATCCCGAAAAAGATGTCCAAGGAAACGTCGAGGAGGCCGTCGCACGCACGCGCCATGTGCTCAAGCGGTTCGAGGAAATCAACCTGCAACTCTGCGAGCCGCTGGAACCTGACGCGATGGAAAAACTACTCGAAGATCAAGCCAAAGTCCAAGACCAAATCGAGCTGCTCGGCGCCTGGGAACTCGATCGCCAGATCGAGATCGCCATGGACGCCATGCAGCTTCCCCCCGGCGATGCCGACGTGACAAAACTCTCGGGCGGCGAACGCCGGCGGGTCGCCCTTTGCAAGACCTTGTTGGAACATCCCGATCTACTGCTGCTCGACGAGCCGACGAACCACCTCGACGCCGAAAGCGTCCACTGGCTCGAACGCCACTTGGCCGAATACTCGGGAACCGTTGTCGCCGTCACGCACGACCGCTACTTCCTCGACAATGTCGCCAAGTGGATTCTCGAACTCGACCGCGGCCGTGGCATCCCGTGGGAAGGCAACTACTCCTCCTGGCTGGAGCAGAAAAAAGCCCGTCTGGCGGTTGAAGAAAAGCAAGCCACCGCCCGCCAGAAGACGCTCGAACGCGAACTGGAATGGATTCGCCTGGCCCCGCGCGCCCGCCAAGCCAAAAGCAAGGCCCGCATTAGCGCTTACGAACAACTTTCGGCCGAGCGTTTTGAAGAACGCGAGCAGGAGTTTGAAATCCAAATTCCACCGGGCAAGCACCTCGGCGGATTGGTCGTCGAAATGGACAAGGTCGGCAAAGCATACGGCGACAATCTGCTGTTCGAAAACCTCAATTTTCGCCTACCACCGGGCGGCATCATCGGCGTCATCGGCCCCAACGGAGCCGGCAAGACCACGATGTTCCGTCTGATCACCGGTGAAGAAAAACCAGATTCTGGCCAAGTGAAAGTCGGCCCGACAGTCGAGCTTGGCTACGTCGATCAAAATCGCGACGCCCTGGCCCCCGAAAAAACGGTCTACGAAGAAGTCTCCGGCGGCAACGACCTCTTGGAAATGGGAGGCCGCAAAGTCAACGCCCGCGCGTACTTGGCCCGCTTCAATTTCACGGGAACCGACCAGCAGAAAAAAGTCGGCGACCTCTCCGGAGGCGAACGCAACCGCGTCCACCTGGCGAAACTCCTCCGCCGCGGCTGCAACCTGCTACTGCTGGATGAGCCAACTAATGACCTCGACGTAGACACCCTGCGGGCCCTCGAAGAAGCCATCGTCAACTTCGCCGGATGCGTGGTGGTCATTAGCCACGACCGCTGGTTCCTCGACCGCATCGCCACCCACATCATCGCCTTCGAAGGAGACGGCTATGTCCACGTCTGCGAAGGCAACTTTCAAGAATATGAAAACGAACGCAAACGCCGACTAGGCATCGAAGCCGACCAACCGCATCGGTTCAAATATAAGAAGCTGGTACAACAGCGCTAA
- a CDS encoding PilZ domain-containing protein produces METMNVEQPAAQELAKPLPDRLVKFIRRVIRGEKFYSGPERRISLRYPITMPVRVTPLDDHQQPTNEPFLAVTRDISVTGLCFYHTHPVKQTYLQMELTGPSLEQCTVLLKAARCRPAGPFYEIGGRFLGEA; encoded by the coding sequence ATGGAGACGATGAATGTCGAGCAGCCGGCTGCGCAGGAGCTGGCCAAACCGTTGCCAGATCGGCTTGTGAAGTTTATTCGTCGCGTGATTCGCGGCGAGAAGTTCTATTCTGGCCCAGAGCGGCGAATAAGCCTGCGATATCCGATCACGATGCCGGTGCGCGTCACTCCGCTCGACGACCATCAGCAGCCGACGAATGAGCCGTTCTTGGCCGTGACTCGCGATATTTCCGTGACGGGCTTGTGCTTTTATCACACGCATCCGGTGAAGCAAACCTATCTGCAAATGGAGTTGACAGGCCCTTCGCTCGAACAATGCACGGTGCTGCTTAAGGCGGCGCGCTGCCGGCCGGCCGGACCATTCTACGAGATTGGCGGCCGATTCTTGGGCGAAGCATAG